The following are encoded together in the Pan troglodytes isolate AG18354 chromosome 6, NHGRI_mPanTro3-v2.0_pri, whole genome shotgun sequence genome:
- the GARS1 gene encoding glycine--tRNA ligase isoform X2, which translates to MEDTLKRRFFYDQAFAIYGGVSGLYDFGPVGCALKNNIIQTWRQHFIQEEQILEIDCTMLTPEPVLKTSGHVDKFADFMVKDVKNGECFRADHLLKAQLQKLMSDKKCSVEKKSEMESVLAQLDNYGQQELADLFVNYNVKSPITGNDLSPPVSFNLMFKTFIGPGGNMPGYLRPETAQGIFLNFKRLLEFNQGKLPFAAAQIGNSFRNEISPRSGLIRVREFTMAEIEHFVDPSEKDHPKFQNVADLHLYLYSAKAQVSGQSARKMRLGDAVEQGVINNTVLGYFIGRIYLYLTKVGISPDKLRFRQHMENEMAHYACDCWDAESKTSYGWIEIVGCADRSCYDLSCHARATKVPLVAEKPLKEPISVNVVQFEPSKGAIGKAYKKDAKLVMEYLAICDECYITEMEMLLNEKGEFTIETEGKTFQLTKDMVNVKRFQKTLYVEEVVPNVIEPSFGLGRIMYTVFEHTFHVREGDEQRTFFSFPAVVAPFKCSVLPLSQNQEFMPFVKELSEALTRHGVSHKVDDSSGSIGRRYARTDEIGVAFGVTIDFDTVNKTPHTATLRDRDSMRQIRAEISELPSIVRDLANGNITWADVEARYPLFEGQETGKKETIEE; encoded by the exons ATGGAAGATACCCTGAAGAGGAGGTTTTTCTATGATCAAGCTTTTGCTATTTATGGAG GTGTTAGTGGTCTGTATGACTTTGGGCCAGTTGGCTGTGCTTTGAAGAACAATATTATTCAGACCTGGAGGCAGCACTTTATCCAAGAGGAACAGATCCTGGAGATCGATTGCACCATGCTCACCCCTGAGCCAGTTTTAAA GACCTCTGGCCATGTAGACAAATTTGCTGACTTTATGGTGAAAGATGTAAAAAATGGAGAATGTTTTCGTGCTGACCATCTATTAAAAG CTCAATTACAGAAATTGATGTCTGATAAGAAGTGTTCTGtcgaaaagaaatcagaaatggaaAGTGTTTTGGCCCAG CTTGATAACTATGGACAGCAAGAACTTGCGGATCTTTTTGTGAACTATAATGTAAAATCTCCCATTACTGGAAATGATCTATCCCCTCCAGTGTCTTTTAACTTAATGTTCAAGACTTTCATTGGACCTGGAGGAAACATGCCTGG GTACTTGAGACCAGAAACTGCACAGGGGATTTTCTTGAATTTCAAACGACTTTTGGAGTTCAACCAAGGAAAGTTGCCTTTTGCTGCTGCCCAGATTGGAAATTCTTTTAGAAATGAGATCTCCCCTCGATCTGGACTGATCAGAGTCAG AGAATTCACAATGGCAGAAATTGAGCACTTTGTAGATCCCAGTGAGAAAGACCACCCCAAGTTCCAGAATGTGGCAGACCTTCACCTTTATTTGTATTCAGCAAAAGCCCAGGTCAGCGGACAGTCCGCTCGGAAAATGCGCCTGGGAGATGCTGTTGAACAG GGTGTGATTAATAACACAGTATTAGGCTATTTCATTGGCCGCATCTACCTCTACCTCACGAAGGTtggaatatctccagataaactCCGCTTCCGGCAGCACATGGAGAATGAGATGGCCCATTATGCCTGTGACTGTTGGGATGCAGAATCCAAAACATCCTAC GGTTGGATTGAGATTGTTGGATGTGCTGATCGTTCCTGTTATGACCTCTCCTGTCATGCACGAGCCACCAAAGTCCCACTTGTAGCTGAGAAACCTCTGAAAGAACCCATATC AGTCAATGTTGTTCAGTTTGAACCCAGTAAGGGAGCAATTGGTAAGGCGTATAAGAAGGATGCAAAACTGGTGATGGAGTATCTTGCCATTTGTGATGAGTGCTACATTACAGAAATGGAGATGCTGCTGAATGAGAAAGG ggAATTCACAATTGAAACTGAAGGGAAAACATTTCAGTTAACAAAAGACATGGTCAATGTGAAGAGATTCCAGAAAACACTATATg TGGAAGAAGTTGTTCCAAATGTAATTGAACCTTCCTTCGGCCTGGGTAGGATCATGTATACGGTATTTGAACATACATTCCATGTACGAGAAGGAGATGAACAGAGAACA TTCTTCAGTTTCCCTGCTGTAGTCGCTCCATTCAAATGTTCCGTCCTCCCACTGAGCCAAAACCAGGAGTTCATGCCATTTGTCAAGGAATTAT CGGAAGCCCTGACCAGGCATGGAGTATCTCACAAAGTAGACGATTCCTCTGGGTCAATCGGAAGGCGCTATGCCAGGACTGATGAGATTGGCGTGGCTTTTGGTGTCACCATTGACTTTGACACAGTGAACAAGACCCCCCACACTGCAACTCTGAGGGACCGTGACTCAATGCGGCAGATAAGAGCAGAG